From a region of the Campylobacter showae genome:
- a CDS encoding ornithine carbamoyltransferase has translation MKISFECDCILLGESLRLFLRDFTSPRKDCDFIVADKKIEAKKPVFVIAEHSPHLKIPFSKEALISALEEFYSAIQFSEPIAPSRTNAPAFVIKEEAAPQNSSNLELEVSNLIDKFKEELLALLRKTR, from the coding sequence GTGAAAATTTCGTTTGAATGCGACTGTATTTTGCTAGGGGAGTCGCTAAGGCTATTTTTGAGGGATTTTACCTCGCCTAGAAAAGATTGTGACTTTATCGTGGCAGACAAAAAGATAGAGGCCAAAAAGCCCGTTTTCGTGATCGCCGAGCATTCGCCGCATCTAAAAATCCCTTTTAGCAAAGAGGCTCTTATCTCCGCGCTTGAGGAGTTTTACTCGGCGATTCAGTTTTCAGAGCCCATTGCGCCTTCTCGCACGAACGCGCCCGCATTTGTTATAAAAGAAGAAGCCGCACCGCAAAACAGTTCAAATTTGGAGCTTGAAGTTTCAAATTTGATAGATAAATTTAAAGAAGAGCTGCTCGCGCTTTTAAGGAAAACTCGTTGA
- the rsmD gene encoding 16S rRNA (guanine(966)-N(2))-methyltransferase RsmD translates to MKNLYATISSGKFKGKKLLLPSLQTTRSTKSIVKGSFFDSFRYELAGKVFIEAFGGSALMAAEALSNGAQKAYAVEIDKNAYKIALQNAKLIGDELEVVNGDTFEMTPAIVARQNLPVVLYLDPPFDIRDGFVDVYEKCVNLARNLPKDKIYLIAFEHSSHLNLPENIGAFTLLKSKKFGNTSLSYYS, encoded by the coding sequence TTGAAAAATCTCTACGCCACGATTTCAAGCGGTAAATTTAAAGGCAAAAAGCTGCTTTTGCCATCGCTTCAAACAACAAGAAGCACCAAAAGCATCGTCAAGGGTTCGTTTTTCGACTCGTTTCGCTACGAGCTAGCGGGTAAGGTTTTTATCGAGGCTTTCGGCGGTAGCGCGCTGATGGCCGCAGAAGCGCTAAGCAACGGCGCACAAAAGGCGTACGCGGTAGAAATCGACAAAAACGCCTATAAGATCGCACTGCAAAACGCCAAGCTTATCGGCGATGAGCTTGAGGTCGTAAACGGCGATACTTTTGAGATGACGCCAGCTATCGTCGCGAGGCAAAATTTGCCCGTTGTCTTGTATCTTGATCCGCCTTTTGATATCAGAGACGGCTTTGTGGACGTTTATGAAAAGTGCGTAAATTTGGCGAGAAATTTGCCAAAAGATAAAATTTATCTGATCGCTTTTGAGCATTCCAGCCACCTAAATTTACCTGAAAACATCGGCGCGTTTACGCTTTTAAAATCTAAAAAATTTGGAAATACCTCGCTTAGCTACTATTCTTAA
- a CDS encoding flagellar basal body P-ring protein FlgI, with translation MKLAACLLTLAISAFAAQIKDIANVVGVRENQLIGYGLVVGLNGSGDGSSSEFTIQSLSNMLQSVNVKIKPDDIKSKNTAAVMVIAKLPPFARQGDKLDVVISSIGDAKSLQGGTLLMTPLKGVDGDIYALAQGSLTIGGKTASRGGGSKGGNHVTAGTIPSGAIVEREIAYDIYNQEAIFLSLKESNFDTASNIQRAVNLNVGGDSAVAVDSRTIRIAKPNGANMVDFVARVLNLDVDYKALDKIVIDERTGTIVSGINITVDPVVITHGDITIKIEPSSYDDMAANQQTIDLQDGAAVDPLTNMLKISGEKTTVASVARALSKMGATPSDIIAIMENLKRVGAIHVNLEII, from the coding sequence ATGAAACTAGCGGCATGCTTGCTAACCCTTGCCATATCGGCTTTTGCGGCGCAGATAAAAGACATCGCAAACGTCGTGGGCGTGAGGGAAAATCAGCTGATCGGATACGGCCTGGTCGTCGGTCTAAACGGCTCTGGCGACGGCAGTAGCTCGGAGTTTACGATCCAGTCTCTTTCAAATATGCTTCAAAGCGTGAACGTAAAAATCAAGCCAGACGACATCAAATCAAAAAACACCGCCGCGGTAATGGTTATCGCAAAGCTACCTCCGTTTGCTAGGCAAGGCGATAAGCTTGATGTCGTGATCTCATCTATCGGCGATGCAAAGAGCCTTCAGGGCGGAACGCTTTTGATGACTCCGCTTAAGGGTGTGGATGGCGACATTTACGCTCTAGCTCAGGGCTCGCTAACTATAGGTGGTAAAACCGCATCTCGCGGAGGCGGAAGTAAAGGCGGCAACCACGTAACCGCAGGTACGATCCCAAGCGGCGCTATCGTGGAGCGCGAGATAGCGTACGATATCTACAATCAAGAAGCGATATTTTTAAGCCTTAAAGAGTCAAATTTCGATACCGCTTCAAACATCCAAAGAGCGGTAAATTTAAATGTAGGCGGCGATAGTGCGGTAGCCGTGGACTCTCGAACGATCAGGATTGCTAAGCCAAACGGGGCAAATATGGTTGATTTCGTAGCTAGGGTGTTAAATTTGGATGTGGATTATAAAGCGCTAGATAAGATCGTAATCGACGAGCGCACCGGCACGATAGTAAGCGGTATAAATATCACCGTTGATCCAGTCGTCATCACGCACGGCGACATCACGATAAAGATAGAGCCTAGCTCGTACGACGATATGGCGGCAAATCAGCAAACAATCGACTTGCAAGACGGCGCAGCGGTAGATCCGCTAACTAATATGCTAAAAATCAGCGGCGAAAAAACTACCGTAGCTAGCGTCGCAAGGGCGCTAAGCAAGATGGGCGCGACGCCTAGCGATATCATAGCGATAATGGAAAATCTAAAACGCGTAGGCGCTATACACGTAAATTTGGAGATAATATAA
- a CDS encoding rod-binding protein, with product MLNIDTSAALSSYNKFATSSIENRRTDKPQSEQDALLKEQTDAFEAFLVKSVLDIALKDENPLFGKDAGDEIYHSMYNDTMSKALSGNLGFSELLFNYLKERA from the coding sequence ATGTTAAACATAGATACTTCGGCGGCTTTAAGCTCTTATAATAAATTTGCCACGAGCTCTATCGAAAATAGACGCACGGATAAGCCTCAAAGCGAACAAGACGCGCTTTTAAAAGAGCAAACCGACGCTTTTGAGGCGTTTTTGGTTAAAAGCGTGCTAGATATCGCGCTAAAAGACGAAAATCCGTTATTCGGCAAAGATGCCGGAGACGAGATATATCACTCGATGTATAACGACACGATGAGTAAGGCTCTGAGCGGAAATTTAGGCTTTAGCGAACTTTTATTCAATTATTTGAAAGAAAGGGCTTAA
- a CDS encoding flagellar biosynthesis anti-sigma factor FlgM, with amino-acid sequence MIGTLGAKLGMSPQQITRSNDVKKSENMEKTQGKEESKVAKIAEQIANGTYKLDMSKTAKAVADTLL; translated from the coding sequence ATGATAGGAACTTTGGGAGCTAAACTGGGCATGAGCCCGCAGCAAATCACTCGCTCAAACGACGTAAAAAAGAGCGAAAATATGGAAAAAACACAAGGCAAAGAAGAAAGCAAGGTCGCAAAGATAGCCGAGCAGATCGCAAACGGAACATATAAACTAGATATGTCCAAGACTGCAAAAGCCGTTGCCGATACGCTTTTATAA
- the flgN gene encoding flagellar export chaperone FlgN yields MLKRYLDEAMGVLDELIAQTTEDIEKIKLADHTKVDDSVRRKNELVKKFESIKSLLDKELLRVSKENGGANLSSILDDEVKSSLALMRSKLEELYSKNKEYAKYVVGVKEFFDSLLKNMFKSEPGNYDKEGLTPESLFKTRV; encoded by the coding sequence ATGCTTAAAAGATATTTGGATGAGGCGATGGGGGTGCTAGACGAGCTCATCGCTCAAACTACGGAAGATATAGAAAAGATAAAACTAGCCGATCACACTAAGGTCGATGATAGCGTTAGACGCAAAAACGAGCTGGTTAAAAAATTCGAATCTATAAAATCGCTGCTAGATAAAGAGCTTTTAAGAGTCTCAAAGGAAAACGGCGGGGCAAATTTAAGCTCGATCCTAGATGATGAGGTAAAATCATCTCTCGCACTTATGCGCTCAAAGCTTGAAGAGCTCTACTCAAAAAACAAAGAATACGCAAAATACGTCGTCGGAGTGAAAGAATTTTTTGATAGCTTGCTAAAAAATATGTTTAAAAGCGAGCCCGGCAACTACGACAAAGAAGGCTTGACGCCTGAAAGTTTATTTAAAACAAGGGTTTAA
- the flgK gene encoding flagellar hook-associated protein FlgK, which translates to MANIFSSLHIGVSGLDAAQTQITTTGHNITNADSEHYTRQRVVQSAREPFHDMPGDIGTGTKVDTVVRVHDEFTFARLRTSNINLESSEYKKQILEEISQRFPDLQSVGIGRDLQNYFNAWNNLASNPTEGSQKVNLLNSAATLSNSISKAHDMLTKIQKDVDSQIEVAVNEINKYAKQIAQINKEIVRVESVGTTRANDLRDKRDQLELAMSKFAGISVFKGQLQSNNIDPTVTDMGTKHQINISGFNIVDGTTYHPLTVDRISDKSDFKGVFFERDDSKKVDLNGRISGGKLGAALDLRGRRVDDNGEFQDGTIQKYIDNLNTFAKGIINETNNIYARSAVENAVTDELDGLSDSRTLMNFNDDIKHGSFDVVVYNNQGQEVARKTININASTTINDNTRGNSIVRDFNSDTDDNGDNNSLNDVDDYFQANYQYDAATGKGTFGVTAKRNAGEYSVAFVDRGTNFPGIIGVNRVFEGGNAKNMSVKSELMENPHKLKAYSNPTPGNNEVANDMVQMQYKKIIFYSDKHADKEESVEGYYRYITTDLASQTQANNDLNDANTAIHKVAMSEYQSVSGVNLNEELTNLIRFQSSYGAAAKIITTVEKMLDTLLTLKQ; encoded by the coding sequence ATGGCTAATATTTTTTCGTCTTTACATATCGGAGTTAGCGGACTAGATGCCGCGCAGACGCAGATCACTACAACCGGACACAATATCACAAACGCCGATAGCGAGCACTACACTAGACAGCGCGTCGTGCAGTCTGCTAGAGAGCCTTTTCACGATATGCCGGGCGACATCGGTACTGGCACCAAGGTCGATACGGTCGTACGCGTGCATGATGAGTTTACTTTTGCTAGGCTCCGTACTTCAAATATAAATTTAGAATCAAGCGAATACAAAAAGCAAATTTTAGAGGAGATTTCGCAACGCTTCCCTGATCTACAAAGTGTAGGCATAGGCAGGGATTTGCAAAATTATTTTAATGCATGGAACAACCTCGCTTCTAACCCGACCGAGGGTTCTCAGAAGGTAAATCTACTAAATTCGGCCGCGACGCTATCAAATAGCATAAGCAAAGCTCACGATATGCTAACTAAGATCCAAAAGGACGTGGACTCGCAGATAGAAGTTGCCGTAAATGAAATAAACAAATACGCCAAGCAAATCGCGCAGATAAATAAAGAGATCGTGCGTGTCGAGTCGGTCGGCACTACTAGAGCAAACGACCTACGCGACAAACGCGATCAGCTCGAACTAGCGATGTCGAAATTTGCCGGTATAAGCGTATTTAAGGGGCAACTACAAAGCAACAATATCGATCCGACCGTAACCGATATGGGTACCAAGCATCAGATAAATATTTCAGGATTTAATATCGTAGATGGCACTACGTATCATCCGCTAACAGTCGATAGGATAAGCGACAAGAGCGATTTTAAAGGTGTATTTTTCGAAAGAGACGATAGCAAGAAAGTCGATCTAAACGGACGAATCTCGGGCGGTAAACTAGGTGCCGCGCTGGATCTACGCGGACGAAGAGTGGATGATAACGGCGAATTTCAAGACGGAACCATACAAAAATACATTGACAACCTAAATACCTTTGCCAAAGGTATCATAAATGAGACAAACAATATCTACGCAAGATCGGCCGTAGAAAACGCCGTAACCGACGAGCTAGACGGTCTAAGCGACTCTAGGACGCTGATGAATTTTAACGACGATATCAAGCACGGTAGCTTTGACGTCGTAGTTTATAACAACCAAGGTCAAGAGGTTGCTCGCAAAACGATAAATATAAATGCCTCTACTACTATAAATGACAATACTCGCGGCAACTCTATCGTGCGGGACTTTAACTCCGATACTGATGACAACGGCGATAACAATTCGCTAAACGACGTGGACGATTATTTTCAGGCAAACTACCAATACGACGCGGCGACGGGTAAAGGCACGTTTGGCGTAACAGCTAAAAGAAATGCCGGCGAATACAGCGTCGCTTTTGTAGATCGCGGTACCAATTTCCCAGGTATTATCGGGGTAAATAGAGTTTTTGAGGGCGGAAATGCGAAAAATATGAGCGTAAAAAGCGAGCTGATGGAAAATCCGCACAAGCTAAAAGCCTACTCAAATCCGACTCCGGGCAACAATGAAGTCGCAAACGATATGGTGCAAATGCAGTATAAAAAAATCATATTTTACTCCGACAAGCATGCGGACAAAGAAGAGAGCGTCGAGGGCTACTACCGCTATATCACCACCGATTTAGCTAGCCAAACTCAGGCAAATAACGATCTAAACGACGCAAATACAGCTATCCATAAAGTTGCTATGTCTGAGTACCAGTCAGTTAGCGGCGTAAATTTAAACGAAGAGCTGACAAACCTCATACGCTTTCAAAGCAGTTACGGCGCGGCGGCTAAAATCATCACGACCGTAGAAAAGATGCTCGATACCTTGCTCACGCTAAAGCAATAA
- a CDS encoding TIGR02757 family protein, giving the protein MDLKNLLDQNVISKNTHADLFAAADPLQVASKFKTPEISLICALFAYGNAKLIVNFLNSLDFSLLDKSEDEIILNLTRHKYRFQSCEDVRQIFITVSRLKKYGDIESAVKAGFEKSGSMVDGINELIKFIYSLNPYRSEGYEFFFGKPYEKAPQSPYKRYNMFLRWMVRDSDIDLGLFKNLPKSKLLMPLDVHTHRVSLNLGLIARKSYDFKAVRELTDKLCVFDPADPIKYDFALYRIGQSGELAQILSEIK; this is encoded by the coding sequence ATGGACTTAAAAAACCTCCTAGATCAAAACGTAATCTCTAAAAATACCCATGCGGACTTGTTTGCCGCAGCCGATCCGCTGCAAGTCGCTAGCAAATTTAAAACGCCCGAGATTTCGCTCATCTGCGCGCTTTTTGCATATGGTAACGCAAAACTCATCGTAAATTTTTTAAATTCTCTCGACTTCTCGCTGCTAGATAAAAGCGAGGATGAAATCATTTTAAATTTGACGCGGCACAAATACCGCTTTCAAAGCTGCGAGGACGTGCGGCAGATTTTTATCACCGTTTCGCGCCTAAAGAAATACGGCGATATCGAGAGTGCGGTAAAAGCCGGTTTTGAAAAAAGCGGCTCGATGGTGGACGGCATAAACGAGCTTATTAAATTTATCTATTCGCTCAATCCTTACCGCTCGGAGGGGTATGAGTTTTTTTTCGGCAAGCCATACGAAAAAGCGCCGCAAAGCCCGTATAAACGCTACAATATGTTCCTGCGCTGGATGGTGCGAGATAGCGACATCGACCTTGGGCTATTTAAAAACCTGCCAAAAAGCAAGCTACTCATGCCTCTTGACGTGCACACGCACCGAGTTTCGTTAAATTTGGGTCTCATCGCACGCAAAAGCTATGATTTTAAGGCCGTGCGCGAGCTAACGGACAAGCTTTGCGTATTTGATCCCGCCGACCCGATCAAATACGACTTCGCGCTCTATCGCATCGGTCAAAGCGGCGAACTGGCGCAAATTTTAAGCGAGATAAAGTAA